One Antennarius striatus isolate MH-2024 chromosome 9, ASM4005453v1, whole genome shotgun sequence genomic window, atgtatgcatgtgtgtgaatcacTAGCTAGAgcgtgcgttcttaatttcccttcgggatcagaccagtatataaattaaaaataaaaaaggtcgGCTAGCCTCACCATGTCGTAGAGGGGCGTGGCGTTGATgaccagctggaggaggagcttggAGAGCTCCTGCAGGTCTTGGAGGATCTGCTGGATTTGAACCGGCAGCTCTCGGACCTGACGGATCGGACGCAGCTCGGCCAGCATGGCagcttgacctctgaccccggtCAGGGTCAGCTGCCTCAGGCCCTCGGCCCGGTACAACAGGGCCACCAGGAGGTTCTGCAGGCTCTGCAGCAACTCGCCCACCAGGTCCAGAACCTGGTCCAGACCCACCTGCAGAGAGGAGACGTCTCACCTACGGGACGCTGGACACGCCCCCCTCAGTGGGGGCGTCTGATTGGATGAGGAAGAGGTCTGTCTCACCGCGCTGGCGGCGTCTCCCAGCGTCCTGATGGCGTTCtgcagctgacctctgaccttcatcAGACGGTGGTAAAGCTGCAGGCTGAGGTTCAGCAGGAGGCCGCGGAGCCTCGTCCTCAGGCCGGGctcgtcttcatcatcctcatcctcgtACTCCTGGACCCTCATTTCCCACTCACGGCctaacaccatcaccatcatcatcatcatcatcatcatcaccatcaccatcaccatcaccatcatcatcatcaccatcaccatcaccatcaccatcaccatcaccatcaccatcaccatcaccatcaccatcatcatcatcatcatcatcatcatcatcatcaccatcatcatcaccatcaccatcatcatcatcatcaccatcatcatcatcatcatcatcattaaagCCAGAGGGGGCGGGTAAGAAGGGCTCTTCTGCCCCGCCCACCAGCGGGGGGCGGTGCTgtcctgtttccatggtgacaaaCATCAAACGTTCCACCAGGTTCTGATCACCGTTACCCAGAATGCCCCTGTACTCACGCAGTGTGGGTGGGAGGGGCAAGTAGTAGGCGCTGGCATCCTCCAGACGACTCAGCACGTCGTCCAATCCTGACGCGGCGGCCTGCCCCACCTGCgtttcctgcagctgctggagggcGGAGCCGGCGGCGGCGGTCAGACGCTCCAGCTGGTGGAGGGCGCCGTCCAGACCGCCCACCACCCACAGCTGGAGGTCATCCAGGGTCACGAAGAGGGCGTCCTTCAGGTGACCCATCACCTGGGACAAGGACCACACTGTCAGGTGACGGTGGGTGTGGCCATAGTTCAGCCAATTAGCCGCAGGTCAGGTGAGGTGAGGGGGTGTGGCCTCTCCAATGTTAAATAAGTGACATCACTGGCTACCCTCAGTAAAGAGGTGAGTAATGTTTAGCGTAGCTACATTAGCAGGTCTTATtctgactgattgattggtCTGCTGATCCATAATCAATGAGACAAACCTCATCTGTTGATTGGTTCAGGATGGGGAAGTTCTTCTCCAGACGGTCGAGACCGACCAGAACCAAACTGTTAGCGGCTCCGACTGACGAGGAGACAGGAAAGGTTAGCATTTACTGCTACTTAGCAGGCTAAGG contains:
- the plin6 gene encoding perilipin 6 isoform X2 — translated: MGLGGGDMSHHETSAVLRVSRLPLVSSALQSVTAVYSEVKGRYPLLGLMGVAAKVGVLRLSDLALRRATPLLQTLGPQIGAANSLVLVGLDRLEKNFPILNQSTDEVMGHLKDALFVTLDDLQLWVVGGLDGALHQLERLTAAAGSALQQLQETQVGQAAASGLDDVLSRLEDASAYYLPLPPTLRREWEMRVQEYEDEDDEDEPGLRTRLRGLLLNLSLQLYHRLMKVRGQLQNAIRTLGDAASAVGLDQVLDLVGELLQSLQNLLVALLYRAEGLRQLTLTGVRGQAAMLAELRPIRQVRELPVQIQQILQDLQELSKLLLQLVINATPLYDMRPTDQDVEDFLNQEEVPPDASSRGNTLFLKAMDGRPRRRRSLHSRAARGPDPADGRRSSLKDPAAPEGEGLPPGPDPAAPRRPSTTELLLSPLKQFVTQSQKAFEYLSPNAPDGGPNDPSAAN
- the plin6 gene encoding perilipin 6 isoform X1; this translates as MGLGGGDMSHHETSAVLRVSRLPLVSSALQSVTAVYSEVKGRYPLLGLMGVAAKVGVLRLSDLALRRATPLLQTLGPQIGAANSLVLVGLDRLEKNFPILNQSTDEVMGHLKDALFVTLDDLQLWVVGGLDGALHQLERLTAAAGSALQQLQETQVGQAAASGLDDVLSRLEDASAYYLPLPPTLRREWEMRVQEYEDEDDEDEPGLRTRLRGLLLNLSLQLYHRLMKVRGQLQNAIRTLGDAASAVGLDQVLDLVGELLQSLQNLLVALLYRAEGLRQLTLTGVRGQAAMLAELRPIRQVRELPVQIQQILQDLQELSKLLLQLVINATPLYDMLQRPTDQDVEDFLNQEEVPPDASSRGNTLFLKAMDGRPRRRRSLHSRAARGPDPADGRRSSLKDPAAPEGEGLPPGPDPAAPRRPSTTELLLSPLKQFVTQSQKAFEYLSPNAPDGGPNDPSAAN